The Chryseobacterium glaciei DNA window TAAACAATCTTAGTAAAATTCATTATTTTTACACGTATTAGAACAAAAATTAAACGCAAAAATCATTCCTTTTTATGAAATTTGAGAAGAAATCTTTGAAATTTTTAGAAAAATACTTAAACACTTCATCGCCAACTGGATACGAACACAAGGGACAGGAAGTCTGGATGGACTACATCCGACCTTACGTTGATAAAATCGAAGTAGATCATTACGGAACTTGCTATGGGATAATCAATCCAGATGCACCATTTAAAGTAGTCATTGAAGCACACGCTGATGAGATCTCCTGGTATGTAAATTACATTACAGATGAAGGATTAATCTATGTAATCCGAAACGGAGGCTCAGATCAGACCATTGCACCGTCAAAAGTCGTTCACATTCACGGAGAAAACGGAATTGTAAAAGGAGTTTTCGGATGGCCGGCAATTCATACAAGAACCAATCAAAACGAACCAATTCCAAAGATCGAAAATATTTTTATCGATTGTGGAGCAACCACCAAAAAAGAGGTTGAAGAAATGGGGATTTATGTTGGCTGTATGATCACTTACCCAGACGAATTCTTCGAAATGAATGACCGTTATTTCGTTTGCAGAGCTTTAGACAACAGAATCGGTGGTTTTATGATCGCGGAAGTGGCAAGACTTTTAAAAGAAAACAAAAAAACAATTCCATTTGGGTTGTATATCACGAACTCTGTCCAGGAAGAAGTTGGATTGTATGGAGCCGATATGATTGCAGATACGATCAAACCTAATATCGCCATCGTTACAGATGTTACCCATGACACAACGACTCCAATGATCGAAAAGAAAAAAGAAGGCGACCAAAAATGTGGTGACGGGCCTGTAGTTTTCTTTGCTCCAAGCGTACATCACGTGATCAGAGAATTGATTATTGATACTGCAAAAACGAAGAAAATCCCTTTCCAAAGA harbors:
- a CDS encoding M42 family peptidase, with protein sequence MKFEKKSLKFLEKYLNTSSPTGYEHKGQEVWMDYIRPYVDKIEVDHYGTCYGIINPDAPFKVVIEAHADEISWYVNYITDEGLIYVIRNGGSDQTIAPSKVVHIHGENGIVKGVFGWPAIHTRTNQNEPIPKIENIFIDCGATTKKEVEEMGIYVGCMITYPDEFFEMNDRYFVCRALDNRIGGFMIAEVARLLKENKKTIPFGLYITNSVQEEVGLYGADMIADTIKPNIAIVTDVTHDTTTPMIEKKKEGDQKCGDGPVVFFAPSVHHVIRELIIDTAKTKKIPFQRAAASRATGTDTDAFAHSNGGVPSALISLPLRYMHTTVEMVSKEDVGNVIKLIYETLLKITPEMKLKYH